The Metopolophium dirhodum isolate CAU chromosome 4, ASM1992520v1, whole genome shotgun sequence DNA window tacttacataaaaacaCGGTATAACTACGAGCTATATGGAATATGTGGtgattcaatatacatataaatacatacatattaggcatatataatattatgcattccTATTATATACACACGTGACACATtcaacacataaaatatataatgtttaacacCTCCCTAATCAGACGTTTAGTAAAAACAACACAATCAATTATCAGCGGCGACAGACGACACTCGCATTATAAAATCATGAACGCTTTGTaactcatattaatataatattatacttcgaGACCTATCCGATCAGACGCTCagtaaaaataacacaataaattagaCACAGCGGCACCTTTGTCACACCGCACAAAATAAAATCGTAATCACATCAATACTTTAACGTTACTTTCAATCGATAAACACTGACAAGGAAGGGATTACACAAAAATCGTTCTAAATAAGGATATGACAAAATCGACACAGAAGCCAAATCAGCACAGCTCATCAGTCCGTCAACGGAAGCCGGTGAGTTCCGAAGGAGCCTCAACGCACAACGTCCACGCCGGTATGCACTACGATATATTTTTgccatttaaataaatgcattcCTACTTGTATGTATTCGAACATCCGGTATGAGCTTTGTTACTTGTCTTGTTCTACTCACCAAACCAACTTGTTAGTTATTTATTTCCAAGGCTGggcaaattaatgattttttttaactcagttaagttaagttaatatgcaccaataacaaaaagttaaaagttaaaagttaatttaactttagattaactcagttaagttaaaagttaatacacaatttttgttaactttttattaagttaaaaataagttaatttgtttatacaacactatcgtacttaattttttccaacccaaaactaactattatagactatagtgtttatacttagtacagtatttccatataagttagattcaaatgatatacatttttaactttaaacaatatacgatacatattttttgacatgataaAGATATATactgaaatagtaaaatatagttaaattaaaaacaaaataaattaacttaacttacttcttaaaatgaaaaatcaactcgttaattttacgttaattaaaaaataaattttgtaagttaacagttaagttaatgaaaaaccaaatgtaactagttaagttaaaaagttaaaataaaataaactttttaacttaactttaactttttaactcgttattgCCCAGCCTTGTTTATTTCCATCAAACTTGATTACTGTCCACcatgcacatattattaatcGTAAGATTGTAATGAGAAAAAACAGAGTGCCCAATTCATAAGTGGCGCACTCTAGTTTTCATCATTACCAGTGCACTATCGACCTCCGCCTAGAAACACGGATTCCCCGACGGAACGCAACCGCCGCCCGTAACTACAGATAGCGCCGGCCGACGCACGGTAATCCGAACGCACGCCACCCGTGGGAAAAACTGAGATTTccttatgaaaataacaaattacaaatacaaaaagTACATATTCATAATCAGCGCATTTAAAACTATAAGATGGATACTGTCGAACACTTCAAACCTGTAGCTGCATCACAAAACACAGAAAAGTGTCACACGATATTCCAATCGGGACCGGCAAGCATTGTACTAGATAAATACAGGCCGCCGACCGCCGTGACATCATCATTCTTCCCGATGAGAAAAAGCGAATAGTGAGCCGGACGGTATTTAAATACCGCCACGAACGGACATTCTACAGTTTGTCCCGACATATACCCTCCACCACCGCCCGCAGTGAGTCGTGAGGTATATAATGTCGTTACGCGTCCACCGTTACTGAGTGCCGCCGTACGAGTCGAGTCAGCCAGTTCCATCCGACCAACGTACGACCACCAACGAAGCAGATTGTGAAAGGTCCAACACCGTTCGCCGTTTTTTCATCAGCATACCGCCATCCGAGCCAAGTCACTGCTGAAGCCGCCCACCTGTTCACGCcggtaataattgtattaccgtGCTACTGATCCCGTCATAATGAACACCCGACCAAAAACCGTGAATTTTATGTTCACGCCTTCCCCCCTATGTTTTATGTGAtcctttattaaactattttatctgtacactcgtaagagtataattaattaattcaaaagaaatactgtactacaaattattaaaatattgtgtgtgtagaaaaataataagtttttgagaATAAACGCAACATCAATTCAACCAAAAACACCCTGCGCTTAATTTTCATTACAAGATTATATAAAAGCAGATCATAGGTTAGATTGCGTTCGAGTAGTTATCAATGTCTGTAGAAGGTCTTATATTGTGGTGATGTCGAACGTAATAATCTCTAAAGACTAATAATATCTAGGTGGGAACTAGGAGTACCTATCAGATACGAATATTATTCAAACCATATGCATCATTCTGAGTACTTTGTAACTTAAATTATGTTCAAATCATACCAATATCGTATAAAGATCTGAGAGAGAAGGGTCTCTCAATATTATACTGAGTGTTAAATATGTACAAATCAAAAtgcgtattatatacgtatatacaccGCAGTGACTTCGAGCATCGAACTCAACCCCGTATCCAcgaagacaatataatatatataatacaatacaatacataccGATACCCAGGtgaacagattataatatttcataacacatatgtatgttattataagatactaaatataataaagtagtagaataataattatacgtaccCTTTAAACTAAGGATATAAAAACACTAATCAACGTTAAATAATATCAGAACACTTAGGTCGTACACCCACAATATAATACAAccttttggtataatatttttacaatttttactatttttttctattttccgTTCCCACTTatctttaagtatttttaatctaCCACATATATGAAATGGCATTACACGTTTTCTGATCAATCGTACCTTTGTGTTCAGTCCAGGTGATTACGTTTCATCGTTGTGGCGTAAGCAGAGACTTTGTCAAGGGGGGGGGGAAGTGCCCTAGGGTGGCAAaagttcaaacattttaaagggcggcaaatgtttaatttaataaggatttcaaatattatatcccCGGGGCGACAGTGAAAGTTAGCATGGTACTGAgcgtaagtataggtacatattataactcGAGGTGTACCTACCTGCATGATTGTATTATAGCAAAGTTATGGATAAGTATTAGCTCGGTTTTAAGCTTTAAATCTGGATAACCTCTCTGTGAGAATTTCTCCGTcgaaacatattaatatgatgctAATAGGTAACGCATTTCAATAATGATAAGTATTAATAACATTGAGTACAATATAGTATTACGCATCAAGTATACctgaattgtattatacatttataaattatacaggtTCAAAACTCTTACAAagttgataacatattatataggatgtACCTATTAGGCACTTttgaaataagtatttaatattacaattttttttaaacatgaatCCAAACAACTCATTTTTGTTCTTgctcaaaactaaaaatatgtgagtaatataatattttctgttattttttttactttttactattatcattattcattaccatTTACAGTTACAGCGAAATGTACAATACTCAAAACACCAAagtcatatttaatataataatttattaaaattttataaaaatatataatattatacttaacgcctatcatgaataatattatagtagatcGTATCGTGGTTATCAAAAATGTGcataatgttatgttttaatgtaaatttccataatacaaattttaaattattaaagttgtTTTCCATTATACGTAGTAATAGTATGacaatgttttgtatatttgcACATATGTTTGTAGGGGTAcagatttatatacaatataataacattttaaataatgaaatataagcctaattaataatattattgcattataattaaaactttaagtAACGATTTGTTGTATACATCGACATTTTCAATTAACCGATGTTTCTACATGGAATTACTCAAATCGTTTTCAGGGAATATTtgcaaggttttttttatttcatatcttTAGGTACTGGATAAACGTTATACATGGGGCACATTCtgcagtattaaaaaatgtcaattaaacGTCTGATTAGGATGAGTGcgttattggaaaaaaaaatataaaccgtCTCTTTTGAAAATACATTCGTTTAAAACTGTCAATTTGTACGgttttttcttcatattattattattattattattgcgacaTGTTGTATCACTTAGAAAATAACATTTCCTAGGAAATTCGTTACAACGTTGGGTCGTTCGGAAGCTGATCgaaagtagaaaataatttaatacactaTACGTTGCGCGCGGCTGAAAGTCGTAATACGCAGCACAATGGTACACTGTACAATATGTCCTTTTTAACTCATATTGTTCGCGAAAACAATTGTCAGAAACCACGAGTTCACACGTCTAACATTAAATgtgaactgtataatataatattatataccatatattatgtacatagtatTGTATAGAATATAGTACATACTAGCTAGTGTGCACTATTTGGTATCTCGGTCGTATTGATAGGAATGATTCCGAATTAAATCGATGATGACAaaatacctacaacctacctacTCAAATTCAACGACGGTACGCATATCACGCGTGACTGTAATAAACCATAAATGCATGTACAATTATATTCGTTATACCTATTAGTATTACGAACCAGTGGATCAACCATGGTGAGAGGGAAGGGGTTCAATGGTTATAGTGTAATTAATTGATGGCTTAGATACCGCATCTCTCCTCACTTACTTGtgtatttttcttcaatatttaaatatttaatataccttaCCAGTaacctatagtaggtatacactgATTTTACTCTTGAGTAAAGATCTTAgacttcttaaaaaaaaaaaaaaataatattatattttcaaaatattttattatttactatgtgtGTTTCTATACACACATTggttagtttataattaaatcttaaaatttgAAGACCCTCAAAAGTccatatctaataataattatgataataataatattacaatgttctCGTAAGCATTTggcattattatttagtatcatttacatattatgaatatataatgtGAGCTATGCCGAAGTAACACgttgttattttaatcaaaatgtaattttggcGTCTCGCACGCGtacatataacattattatagtccaatacataatattataaattatagcgtTTCAATGCGTCGACCCTCCTCAATTATGAAGACTCGATTTTTATAtcttcaatttaaaatacaataaacaagcaatatttaattagaaattcTATGCGAGTAATATGGTAGGCTGGTCCTGGATacctcccccccccaaaaaaaaaacccgccCAAACCTGTATTGCGCTACTCTGCGCTAGGTTGCGTGTAACAAAACTCGAACTCGTCGTTGATGTAATGTTacccatttattttattattgtattaaatatttaaatataatatatacaatgtgtCAATTACACGAATTTCTTTTATACAGAGCATACAAGCGTATGTCGTTTCAATAGAATTCTTTcgaattgtacaaataaaaagttgATGGATCACAATATTTTGGGGAGGAATGGCATGTAGATTGGTTTTATAAATGACTCACAGTGCTCCGGTATGATTGACAGCGACCCGTTCTCGTACTGTGGACGTGGAATGAACGATGAACACGTTGGACAGACGGTTGCTTGGTgggtacaacaaataataatacagtggaACGACGATGAGATATAATACACTGGATAACTGTACGacgataagataataatatacttgataaCTGAACGGACGGCGGCGCGTGATCTGACGGTGGCTTGATCGGAAACAATACTACGAAAACGCACTTTTCAGTATGGGCATTGGTAGGAGGACGTCGACAGACTCCGTTCACAGACAAATGTCGTTTTCACATCTTCTGTATGTCACCGTGAGTTCGGAGTCGTTAACACATTAGACTAGAATGTGTAACGGCGTTTTAAGACTATCTGGCTCATGTCTCCCCAGAATAACGGGAAAAAAAGTGTTGAAGTATGTATCGGACTTATTGATTTGTGgccatatataatatgcattaaggTGAAGTGTTTTTTGTGACTTTAAGATTTTTGATTGATTCGGTACTTATCATGTACCTATGCTGAATTGAATTTTGATTGTAGGAATGTGATTGTTGTGTTGAGAgggaaaacaattaattaattataatttaatagttacatgtAGTCGCGGATGTGCCCgccatctatataatatattgatattatgatagtaGTCCcgtctatattaaattatgtattgaaACAGGTTGCGGCTGAACGAACCAGTAGAGCGCGCCAGTTAAACGGTGATGCTCTCTGTCTCGTCACTGTCCCCTCCACCAACCATACTGCGCTAACTGAGAATAATTTTATCTCCGACACGGGAGGGGGGTTGATAACGCAGAAAAGTCGTAACGGTGATCTTCCCTCAAATTATTCACGCCTACAAAATTACAGTAGGCGTAGTGCGCTAGAGTGGACGAGAACACGTACCGATGTGAGCATACCTATCTATTTCGTCATGGTTATTATGGTGTTTACGGGATTCGGGCGTAGTTCCGTCTATATTGAATTGTGTATTGAAACCGGTTGCGGCTGAACGAGCCAGCAGAGCGCGCCAGTTAATTGGTGATGGATAGCATCTCGTTACATGCGCCACCTACCTCCCCCAACCATACTGCGATAATTGTGAATAATTTTATCTCCAACACGGGAGTGGGGATTGATAACGCAGAAAAGTCGTAACGGTATTTGACTAGGATCGTCGACTTGAACATTGTCGGTCGATATTTTGAGGGTTTCTCAACGGCCTTCCGATTCAGAATACTTTCCGGGAACGGCATGTACGTCGATCCCCTCCACAGGCGTGTTCTCGCACACACTTAAGAGCAGTCCGTCGATACACGATAAGGCAAATCCACTAAATTTCTCGGCGTACGAGTGTTCTTGGGCTAGAAGCCTAGTGAAATCACGATCGATCAAACTCTCGACATTACTGTGCGCGTACAGTTCGCGGGCCGAAGTTTTAAACGCGTTATTATGAGCTGAATTGTGCAAGTTAGGTATGACGTAGGTGGTCTCCAATTTCAGGTTGTATATGATCGGGCCAATACGCACGCACTCGCGTAATTTCTGGATTAATTCCGACTCTATCGTGTTGAGGAAAGCGCGATAACTGGCTACGTTAtctacattttttctaaaataccaCACCAACGTCCGATTAAGTGAAGACTCTATCTCGATAAAGCCGTGCGTATTAACCGTTTGCATGCGATCATTTTtccatttgatatttttttgagtattttCAGTGTAACTCACGCCTTCAACGTTCGACGGTGGTGAGTCTAATCTTGCGTGCGCGGTGGTAGCGGGGGATATAGCGTCCGAACAGGTAGCAATAGGCTGTGCGGGTGACGGGGTGACGACAGCTGGCGTGCAGAACGTGGTTGATGAGACAAGAAGCGGTGGGGTAGATGTGCCCGCACGGCGGCGAGACAAGTTGACTGTAGGTGGCCGCACATCTGACTGAGTGTGTGGCGTAGTGATGGGGGTTGCCCTCATTATGATTGATGCGCGACCTAGCATAGATTATAGAGATattactgttataattattatttttgatatttataagagaaaaaatgatttacccatTGAACCACCTATCCGTACAGCGCTGTAGAATTCAGGAGTGTTTTTAGCGATcactatttcaaaaataatttaattaataagccTGATATAAGAAAATCACCGTTGGCCGGAAAAAACATCGTATGtctaaaattctaattttacaGTATACAAAAAACTGATTTAACAACTAATATTCGAGATATGATTAATGCAACAAATTAGATTTTAGTATAATTGAtagttaaataacaaataaataacacagAGGTTTTTCCGGCTCAACGACGTAATATTTAATGTTCTTACTATGGCGATTTTGAACGTGCATCTTGAGATTGTTTCGCTGGGTGAACGTCTTGAGGCATATCCCACATGTATTTGCCGGTCCACCGTGAGTTGTAGCGTGTCTGCTCAGACCACTTTTATGAACGTACACTTTTTCACATACCACGcagctaaacatttttaaatatttaatacgagAAAAGTTATTTAACAGATTGAGCGAGGTAATACGAATATCGGAATGTACGCCGGTTGTAGTTGTTCTGCACTGACCGTCTGATCTGTAGAACATATGCGGCTTCGGTGGGTACGGATATTCGATTCGGTGGTGTGTGGGCGGGCTGCGACGGGTACCTGATATTCGTAAACATTATAGCTGCGGAGAGTGGCGACAACAATATACCACTCATGACACATCTGCCAAGGGTGGCGGTGGCGGGTATCTGATAACATGGAAAAACTGTACGTTTTTTGTGATAAGGTGgtcagtttttaaaaactaaatattacacTTTTGTTTTGCAGATAATTTTAAGCTGGATAGACTGGTAGCACTGCAATTCGGTCATCTTCGGTCTGATCTTGCGTGCGCGGTGGTAGCGGGGGATATAGCGTCCTACCAGGTAGCAATAGTCTGTGCGGGTGACGGGGTGACGACAGCTGGTGTGCAGCGGTgtcttgtaaataatatttccattcGGGTACAATAATACGGGCCTGTCATTcaccactataatattgttttatttgattttgtacTCTCTTGTTAGTTAGTTGgtacttgataatattaatatagacaGTAGTCAGTAGACACcacattatagttattttacatttggCTGCGTGTTGCGAGTATATTTCAGTGTACACTTGCACAATGCACATCGTGGTTTAGCGGACCTGACACATTTTAGATCAGCTAACTAGCTCATAGCTGAGTTAACGATTGACGATTGTACGTATAACAACTACATTgtcgtatttttgtttttacttttgaactctatttaaattaaaatgtttagtatttttaataaaaataaaacaaattctcGTGTCACCACTAAAAATCATACTTTGACGAATGACCAACTTATagaggaatataatattgatgatcCCATTATTCCAtcgatcaataaaataaatgtagttgaACACAACTGCAATGATTTGGGAAACATAGAAACTGGACCTATGCGCCCCATACTAACAGTAAGTGGATTAACTATGTATGtgcttattatgatttatttttaaagtacccaagcatagatttattattataatattatatgcttaatattttaaacatccgtaaTTTAAGATATTACACAAgtcttgtttatttttatttgacacattttttttttcaattagatatttagaaaaggtagtataatttattttttataataattttataggtatctaatattaattgtctttttttaattccaggcatatccaaaaaaaaaatttggttctCAATTTAGGTCATTCAGCTgtgaatatttcaatatatataagtGGCTTGAATACAGTATTATGTGCGATGCAACATTTTGTTATGCTTGTCGGAtgtttggtaataaaaatatggaaGATACTTGGACAACAATAGGATTTAATAACTGGCATAAAGtaggttaaaataattaatttgaatatatttaatacttctaAAAGCTCAACTTGTGAGTTAGATTGACTAGGGAAGTTGGAAGTTAAAATcgtacatacataaataaataaagatttatttgattttgaaaattaaattgtatacttactgtgttattttatatagctTTCAGAAAGATTGAAGAAACATAATTCTTCTAAGAGCCATTTGACATTTGTTTCCAAACTGGCTCTTAGTATATCAGCTAAAAAGTCTGGGAGTGTACTATCACAACTGTCTGCTGCACATTAAGAAGAAATTAAGCAAAATCGAAACTATATGTGccatattatagatatagttttatacctCAGTAAACAAGGAATGGCATTTCGAGGCCACTATGAAGAAACTACTTCACTTAATCAaggtaagttttaaaaataatattatattaccatttttttgaatacaattaaataaaaatatagaattcagTTTTGAGCTTAGCAAAATAAACATTAGCTTACAGTATAGGAGTAGTTTTTTTCTTGGTGTTAactttagatttatatttacttattatttaactatttaaaaataaaaataaataattaattttaaggtaATTTCAAAGAGTTATGCAACATGTATGTAAAATCAGTACCGGGATTTCAAAATATGCATAACCGGCATGTTAATTATACTAGTTGGAAAATCCAggatgaaattattcaattatgcgCTGATGAagttaatgaaattattgtaaatgagGTATGTTCTGTTGGATTTTTTGCTCTGATGTGTGATGAAGcaaggtaattataataatatagtcttgcATGtaggattaatatttaatattcatttagtTTTACTGAAAACTAAATGTTTTAGATGCCATAAAGAAGAGCAATTATCAATATGTATTAGATACACAGTTGAGTTAAATATTCATGAACGGTTTTTAGGGTTTGTTAATGTGTCTAGTGGTCAAAAGGCAGACCAGATTGTAACAaccatatttgaattttttaaaaaacaaaaaaaatagtctGCAACATGTAAATATTGTAGCACAGTCATATGATGGTGCCAGTGTAATGTCTGGTCACTTAAATggtgtacaaactaaaataaaagaCCACCATCCAACTGCCGTTTACATACATTGTATGGCACACCGTTTAAATTTAGTTGTTGT harbors:
- the LOC132943789 gene encoding uncharacterized protein LOC132943789: MFSCVVCEKVYVHKSGLSRHATTHGGPANTCGICLKTFTQRNNLKMHVQNRHMIAKNTPEFYSAVRIGGSMGRASIIMRATPITTPHTQSDVRPPTVNLSRRRAGTSTPPLLVSSTTFCTPAVVTPSPAQPIATCSDAISPATTAHARLDSPPSNVEGVSYTENTQKNIKWKNDRMQTVNTHGFIEIESSLNRTLVWYFRKNVDNVASYRAFLNTIESELIQKLRECVRIGPIIYNLKLETTYVIPNLHNSAHNNAFKTSARELYAHSNVESLIDRDFTRLLAQEHSYAEKFSGFALSCIDGLLLSVCENTPVEGIDVHAVPGKYSESEGR